A genomic window from Silene latifolia isolate original U9 population chromosome Y, ASM4854445v1, whole genome shotgun sequence includes:
- the LOC141629496 gene encoding uncharacterized protein LOC141629496 — protein MSTIISRFNPTTYEVTGEPKLLDNWYREMESVLEFVNCPEDMKVEHAAFYLRDEAGVWCHHEREAAQEYYKNMGKPAIPWAEFKKAMRNHFIPEHISRKLRAEFDTFAMTDSMTVAKYYHKFKELSCYTEDMELSQLSLVLRFERGYR, from the coding sequence ATGAGCACCATTATTTCCCGCTTCAACCCTACCACTTATGAGGTCACAGGCGAGCCCAAATTGCTCGATAACTGGTACCGGGAGATGGAAAGTGTGTTGGAATTTGTTAACTGTCCGGAGGATATGAAAGTGGAACATGCTGCATTCTATCTGAGAGATGAAGCTGGGGTGTGGTGTCACCATGAGAGGGAGGCTGCACAGGAATATTACAAGAACATGGGTAAACCTGCGATTCCTTGGGCAGAGTTCAAGAAGGCAATGAGGAACCACTTCATTCCAGAACATATCAGTAGAAAGTTGAGGGCCGAGTTTGACACTTTTGCTATGACCGATAGTATGACTGTGGCTAAGTACTATCACAAGTTTAAAGAACTATCGTGCTACACGGAGGACATGGAGTTGAGTCAGTTGAGTCTAGTTCTCCGTTTCGAGAGGGGGTATCGCTGA
- the LOC141634053 gene encoding uncharacterized protein LOC141634053 translates to MARRSGGRSARPSPRAAARSPPPQTVNRAPPSAPAQASGGGSLLGGLGATIAQGVAFGTGSAVAHRAVDAVMGPRTIQHETVGAQAAAPAAAASVADSCGMHSKAFQDCLNNYGSDISICQFYLDMLSECKKNSGVMGA, encoded by the exons ATGGCTCGTCGATCCGGAG GAAGATCTGCCCGACCTTCTCCTCGCGCTGCTGCTCGTAGCCCACCTCCCCAGACAG TTAACCGTGCCCCTCCCTCGGCACCAGCTCAGGCTTCTGGTGGTGGGTCCTTGCTCGGGGGTCTAGGCGCCACTATAGCTCAAG GTGTGGCTTTCGGAACTGGAAGCGCTGTTGCTCACAGGGCTGTGGATGCTGTCATGGGTCCTCGCACAATCCAACATGAAACTGTTGGTGCTCAGGCAGCTGCACCTGCTGCTGCTGCCAGCGTTGCTGACTCATGTGGAATGCACTCAAAGGCTTTCCAAGAT TGCTTGAACAACTACGGAAGTGACATTAGCATATGCCAGTTTTACCTTGATATGTTGTCTGAGTGCAAGAAGAACTCGGGAGTTATGGGTGCTTAA